In Planctomycetota bacterium, one DNA window encodes the following:
- a CDS encoding tetratricopeptide repeat protein → MLATIAYDTGAIPEALGHLEAVRRLVPSDPRPVRLLALIHSDYERYADAVAYYEESLERDPDQPDRDDLLAEMAACQVQLRRHEEALATLARNAGGTRERLLEAECRLALGETAAARALVDGILAERPDDPAALVLAATIRLEDGDAPAALGPLDEAVRLAPHDYQARLTQARALATLGRDADAARAQAEAERIRRVRAEFAELHQQAWDAPRDPAVRLRLAEVAESLGRPDLARVWREAAAALAGK, encoded by the coding sequence CTGCTGGCCACGATCGCTTACGACACGGGCGCCATCCCCGAGGCGCTCGGGCACCTCGAGGCGGTGCGCCGACTCGTCCCGTCGGATCCGCGCCCGGTCCGATTGTTGGCCCTGATCCACTCCGACTACGAGCGCTACGCCGACGCGGTGGCCTATTACGAGGAGTCGCTCGAGCGCGATCCGGACCAGCCTGACCGCGACGATCTCCTCGCCGAGATGGCCGCCTGCCAGGTGCAGCTCCGCCGCCACGAGGAGGCGCTGGCGACGCTGGCGCGTAACGCCGGTGGCACCCGCGAGCGGCTGCTCGAGGCGGAATGCCGGCTCGCGCTCGGGGAGACCGCCGCGGCGCGGGCCCTCGTCGACGGCATCCTGGCCGAACGTCCCGACGATCCCGCGGCACTCGTGCTGGCCGCCACGATCCGCCTCGAGGATGGCGACGCCCCGGCGGCGCTCGGCCCGCTCGACGAAGCGGTCCGCCTCGCACCGCACGACTACCAGGCGCGGCTCACGCAGGCGCGCGCTCTGGCGACACTCGGTCGCGACGCCGACGCCGCCCGTGCACAGGCGGAGGCGGAGCGGATCCGCCGGGTCCGCGCCGAGTTCGCCGAGCTCCACCAGCAGGCGTGGGACGCGCCGCGCGACCCCGCCGTCCGCCTCCGGCTCGCGGAAGTCGCCGAGTCGCTCGGGCGCCCCGATCTGGCCCGGGTGTGGCGCGAGGCCGCCGCGGCGCTGGCGGGGAAATGA
- a CDS encoding pyruvate carboxylase, with the protein MPRPIRKLLVANRSEIAIRVFRSAHELGIRTVAIYAHEDRFALHRFKADEAYPVGRPGEPLRSYLDVDAIVAVAREHGVDAIHPGYGFLSENPEFAAACRAAGITFVGPRVELLETLGDKTAARDLARRAGVPILAGSSRPVTSLADARAIAVDLGWPVILKAAHGGGGRGMRVVRGDDELAVALESAQRESKTAFGSASVFVEKFIQRARHIEVQLLGDEHGNLVHLFERDCSVQRRHQKVVELAPAPDLPAATREAICNAALAIGKLARYENAGTVEFLVDADTGRFYFIEVNPRIQVEHTVTEEITGIDIVRRQLLLAEGRPLSDALVGLADQAAVRAIGCAIQCRVTTEDPENRFLPDYGRITAYRSASGMGIRLDAGTAFSGAVVTPYFDSLLVKVTARGLTHAEAAARIERCLQEFRVRGVKTNIPFLVNLVTHPEFLGGRCTTRFIDETPALFDFPIRRDRATKLLEYLADVVVNGNPLVRGRPAVARRIPAPLPAPETTAPRSPWTRDRLRALGPDAFARELRGERALLVTDTTMRDAHQSLLATRMRTYDMLSMADAYARLAGGLFSLEMWGGATFDTALRFLRECPWDRLARLRERIPGVLFQMLLRASNAVGYTNYPDNVVEGFVRESAAAGIDLFRVFDPLNWVPNMRVAIDAVLASGGLCEAAICYTGDILDPARTKYSLAYYVDLARELERAGAHLLAIKDMAGLCKPAAAARLVEALRDAVALPIHFHTHDTSGAGLATVLEAARAGATAVDGAFAPFAGLTSQPSLNALAEALRNTPRDTGLDPDGLRRLARSWGAIREHYTPFECGMKAPDADLYLHEMPGGQFTNLLEQARALGLADRWDEVCRAYADVNRLLGDIVKVTPTSKAVGDLALMLVTNGLQAADLLSPGRELAFPESAIDLLSGRMGQPPGGFPPEVVRRVVRSGDLVTGRPGASLPPADFEAARGRANAVLGHGASQRDVLSWLLYPRVFEDYARHVARYGDVSVLPTPFFLEGPKPGEELAVDIEPGKTLVIRLLTVGEPHADGTRTVFFELNGQPRSVSIADRSLEGTVQRRPKAVAGDVREVGAPMPGLVVTVAVQPGDPVTRGQKLLSLEAMKMETTVYAERDGTIAEVLVAPGTAVEPGELLLRYGDA; encoded by the coding sequence ATGCCACGCCCGATCCGCAAGCTGCTGGTCGCCAATCGCAGCGAGATCGCCATCCGCGTGTTCCGCTCGGCACACGAATTGGGGATCCGCACCGTCGCGATCTACGCGCATGAAGACCGCTTCGCCCTCCACCGCTTCAAGGCCGACGAGGCCTACCCGGTCGGCCGACCGGGTGAACCGCTCCGCTCCTACCTCGACGTCGACGCGATCGTCGCCGTCGCCCGTGAGCACGGCGTCGATGCGATCCATCCCGGCTACGGCTTCCTTTCCGAGAATCCCGAGTTCGCCGCCGCCTGCCGGGCCGCCGGGATCACGTTCGTCGGGCCGCGCGTCGAGCTGCTCGAGACGCTCGGCGACAAGACCGCCGCCCGCGACCTCGCCCGCCGTGCCGGAGTGCCGATCCTCGCCGGCTCGTCGCGGCCCGTGACGAGCCTCGCCGACGCCCGCGCGATCGCCGTCGACCTCGGTTGGCCGGTGATCCTCAAGGCGGCCCACGGCGGCGGTGGCCGCGGGATGCGGGTCGTGCGCGGCGACGACGAGCTGGCCGTGGCCCTGGAGAGCGCCCAGCGCGAGAGTAAGACCGCGTTCGGCAGCGCCAGCGTGTTCGTCGAGAAGTTCATCCAGCGCGCCCGCCACATCGAGGTCCAGCTCCTCGGCGACGAGCACGGCAACCTCGTCCATCTCTTCGAGCGCGACTGCTCGGTGCAGCGCCGCCACCAGAAGGTGGTCGAGCTCGCCCCCGCCCCCGACCTGCCGGCGGCGACCCGCGAGGCGATCTGCAACGCGGCGCTGGCGATCGGAAAGTTGGCGCGCTACGAGAACGCCGGGACGGTCGAGTTTCTCGTCGATGCCGACACGGGGCGGTTCTACTTCATCGAGGTCAACCCGCGGATCCAGGTCGAGCACACCGTCACCGAGGAGATCACCGGGATCGACATCGTGCGCCGGCAATTGCTCCTCGCCGAGGGACGGCCGTTGTCCGACGCGCTGGTCGGTCTGGCCGATCAGGCGGCGGTGCGGGCGATCGGGTGCGCGATCCAGTGCCGGGTGACGACGGAGGACCCGGAGAACCGCTTCCTGCCCGACTACGGTCGGATCACCGCCTACCGCTCCGCCAGCGGGATGGGGATCCGGCTCGACGCCGGGACCGCTTTCTCCGGCGCCGTCGTGACGCCCTACTTCGACTCGCTCCTCGTCAAGGTCACCGCCCGTGGGCTGACCCACGCCGAGGCGGCGGCACGGATCGAGCGCTGCCTGCAGGAGTTCCGCGTCCGCGGCGTGAAGACCAACATCCCGTTCCTCGTCAACCTCGTCACCCATCCCGAGTTTCTCGGCGGGCGCTGCACGACGCGGTTCATCGACGAGACACCGGCGCTGTTCGACTTCCCGATCCGCCGCGACCGGGCCACGAAGCTGCTGGAATACCTCGCCGACGTGGTCGTCAACGGCAATCCGTTGGTCCGGGGGCGACCCGCCGTCGCCCGCCGAATCCCGGCGCCGCTGCCGGCGCCGGAGACGACCGCGCCCCGATCACCCTGGACACGCGACCGGCTCCGCGCCCTCGGGCCGGATGCGTTCGCCCGCGAGCTCCGCGGCGAGCGCGCCCTGCTCGTCACCGACACGACGATGCGCGACGCCCATCAGTCGCTCCTCGCCACCCGGATGCGGACCTACGACATGCTGTCGATGGCCGACGCCTACGCACGGCTCGCCGGCGGCCTGTTCTCCCTGGAGATGTGGGGCGGGGCGACGTTCGACACCGCCCTCCGCTTCCTCCGCGAGTGCCCGTGGGACCGGCTGGCCCGGCTCCGCGAACGGATCCCCGGCGTGCTGTTCCAGATGCTGCTCCGCGCGAGCAACGCCGTCGGCTACACCAACTACCCCGACAACGTCGTCGAGGGGTTCGTCCGCGAGTCGGCGGCCGCCGGGATCGACCTGTTCCGGGTCTTCGATCCGCTCAACTGGGTTCCCAACATGCGGGTCGCGATCGACGCCGTGCTCGCCTCCGGCGGGCTCTGCGAGGCGGCGATCTGCTACACCGGCGACATCCTCGATCCGGCACGGACGAAGTACTCGCTCGCCTACTACGTCGATCTGGCCCGCGAGCTGGAGCGGGCCGGGGCGCATCTGCTGGCGATCAAGGACATGGCCGGCCTGTGCAAGCCGGCGGCGGCGGCGCGGCTGGTGGAGGCGCTCCGCGACGCGGTCGCCCTGCCGATCCACTTCCACACCCACGACACCTCCGGCGCCGGTCTGGCGACGGTGCTCGAAGCGGCCCGCGCGGGTGCCACGGCCGTCGATGGCGCCTTCGCCCCGTTCGCCGGACTCACCAGCCAGCCGAGCCTCAACGCCCTCGCCGAGGCCCTGAGGAACACGCCGCGCGACACCGGCCTCGATCCCGACGGCCTCCGCCGGTTGGCACGGAGTTGGGGTGCGATCCGCGAGCACTACACGCCGTTCGAGTGCGGGATGAAGGCTCCCGACGCCGACCTGTACCTCCACGAGATGCCCGGCGGTCAGTTCACCAACCTTCTCGAGCAGGCGCGGGCGCTGGGGCTCGCCGACCGCTGGGACGAGGTCTGCCGCGCCTACGCCGACGTCAATCGCCTCCTCGGCGACATCGTCAAGGTGACGCCGACGAGCAAGGCCGTCGGTGACCTGGCCCTGATGCTCGTGACCAACGGATTACAGGCGGCCGATCTCCTCAGCCCCGGTCGCGAACTGGCCTTCCCCGAGTCGGCGATCGATCTCCTCTCGGGGCGGATGGGTCAGCCGCCGGGAGGCTTCCCGCCGGAGGTCGTCCGGCGCGTCGTGCGGTCGGGCGACCTGGTGACGGGCCGGCCCGGGGCGTCGCTGCCCCCGGCCGACTTCGAAGCCGCCCGTGGGCGGGCCAACGCGGTGCTCGGTCACGGGGCCTCGCAGCGCGACGTGCTCTCGTGGCTCCTCTACCCGCGCGTCTTCGAGGACTACGCCCGCCACGTCGCGCGCTACGGCGACGTCAGCGTGCTCCCCACGCCGTTCTTCCTCGAGGGCCCGAAGCCAGGGGAGGAGTTGGCGGTCGACATCGAGCCGGGCAAGACGCTCGTGATCCGCCTGCTGACCGTCGGTGAGCCGCACGCCGACGGCACGCGGACGGTGTTCTTCGAGCTCAACGGCCAGCCGCGGAGTGTGTCGATCGCCGACCGGAGCCTCGAGGGCACGGTCCAGCGCCGGCCGAAGGCGGTGGCGGGCGACGTGCGCGAGGTCGGCGCGCCGATGCCGGGGCTGGTCGTGACCGTGGCGGTGCAGCCCGGAGACCCGGTCACGCGGGGCCAGAAGTTGCTGTCGCTCGAGGCAATGAAGATGGAGACGACCGTCTACGCCGAGCGCGACGGCACGATCGCCGAGGTCCTCGTCGCCCCCGGGACGGCGGTCGAACCGGGGGAGTTGCTCCTGCGCTACGGCGACGCCTGA
- a CDS encoding metallophosphoesterase — MKRAVISDIHGNLEALQAVLRDIDRQRVDEVFCLGDIVGYGPNPCECVKLVREHCRVVLLGNHDQAALIDPDGFNVGAERAIFWTRRQIDHHDSLPRNRADRLHDWLGELRRSHADEGLLYVHGSARRPIDEYVFPEDIYNPLKMEHIFELVPRYCFQGHTHIGGVFTPDPDFRYVKDNLPGGQEDWSVDLPEGKAMVNVGSVGQPRDHDPRACYVIHEDEARLRFRRVAYPADQTSRKIHAIADLDNYLGDRLLLGK; from the coding sequence GTGAAACGCGCCGTCATCAGTGACATCCACGGCAACCTCGAGGCACTCCAGGCCGTTCTCCGCGACATCGATCGGCAGCGCGTCGACGAGGTGTTCTGCCTCGGTGACATCGTCGGCTACGGTCCCAATCCCTGCGAGTGCGTGAAGCTCGTCCGCGAGCACTGCCGGGTCGTCCTCCTCGGCAATCACGATCAGGCCGCGCTCATCGACCCGGACGGCTTCAACGTCGGCGCCGAGCGCGCGATCTTCTGGACGCGCCGGCAGATCGACCACCACGACAGCCTGCCGCGCAACCGTGCCGACCGCCTCCACGACTGGCTCGGTGAGCTGCGGCGCAGCCACGCCGACGAAGGGCTCCTCTACGTCCACGGCTCGGCGCGCCGGCCGATCGACGAATACGTGTTTCCGGAGGACATCTACAACCCCTTGAAGATGGAACACATCTTCGAGTTGGTGCCGCGCTACTGTTTCCAGGGCCACACCCACATCGGTGGTGTTTTCACCCCCGACCCCGACTTCCGCTACGTCAAGGACAACCTCCCCGGGGGTCAGGAGGACTGGTCGGTCGATCTCCCGGAAGGCAAGGCGATGGTCAACGTCGGGTCGGTCGGCCAACCCCGCGACCACGACCCGCGGGCGTGCTACGTGATCCACGAAGACGAGGCCCGGCTCCGGTTTCGTCGCGTTGCCTATCCCGCCGATCAGACCAGCCGGAAGATCCACGCGATCGCCGACCTCGACAACTACCTCGGCGACAGGCTGCTGCTCGGCAAGTGA
- the tsaB gene encoding tRNA (adenosine(37)-N6)-threonylcarbamoyltransferase complex dimerization subunit type 1 TsaB — translation MAETRVKRPPERVVAIETGSPRGTVAAAGAAGVCEQSLDDGGRHGQLLSAALDAVATAAGFRAAETDLVVVVCGPGSFTGLRVGVTLAKSLAWAVGARLVGVRGEELVARRVARQGVETVWVVFAAGRGEVAVTRVAPAPETPTGWCCGPRELWVPEALVAALPPGARLAGPGAAGLGSLRPGHDQPADDDFGWPTAVEALDAGSGLAAAGVEEDPAGLVPDYLRPSYAEEPRRG, via the coding sequence ATGGCTGAAACACGGGTCAAGCGACCGCCGGAGCGGGTGGTCGCGATCGAGACCGGCTCGCCACGTGGCACCGTCGCGGCGGCCGGCGCTGCCGGGGTGTGCGAGCAGTCGCTCGACGACGGTGGCCGGCACGGACAACTCCTCTCCGCGGCGCTGGATGCGGTCGCGACCGCGGCCGGATTTCGTGCCGCGGAGACCGACCTCGTCGTGGTCGTCTGCGGTCCGGGGTCGTTCACCGGGCTGCGGGTCGGCGTCACCCTGGCGAAATCGCTGGCCTGGGCCGTGGGCGCGCGGCTGGTCGGCGTCCGTGGCGAGGAGCTCGTGGCGCGGCGCGTCGCGCGCCAGGGGGTAGAGACGGTGTGGGTGGTGTTCGCCGCGGGGCGAGGGGAAGTCGCGGTGACGCGGGTCGCTCCGGCCCCGGAGACGCCGACCGGCTGGTGCTGCGGGCCGCGCGAGCTGTGGGTCCCGGAGGCGCTGGTCGCCGCGCTTCCACCCGGAGCGCGGCTGGCTGGCCCGGGCGCCGCCGGGCTCGGCAGCCTGCGGCCCGGCCACGACCAGCCGGCCGACGACGACTTCGGCTGGCCGACCGCGGTGGAGGCCCTCGACGCCGGCAGCGGGCTGGCGGCCGCCGGGGTCGAGGAGGATCCGGCCGGGCTCGTGCCCGACTATCTCCGCCCGTCGTACGCCGAGGAACCGCGCCGCGGCTGA
- a CDS encoding CRTAC1 family protein — MSELSRTAAWLARHGLPLLLVGVLGCTRPAPMPPGGGAGPAAALEDGSAGAERFVDRAADLGVTFTHRNGDQADHSTILESLGGGVGWFDFDRDGWVDLVATGGGGFAPAERITGLPTGLFRNQAGRSFSAVARPAGLVADDLYSHGVAIGDHDNDGFPDLLVTGYGVPQWWHNRGDGTFARLAAPGGEDARWSSSAGWADVDGDGALDLYLARYVDWSFANHPPCGFDPKRREICPPRMFAGLPDSLYLSDGAGGFHDAATEVGLRADGKGLGVLLADVDVDGDVDIYVANDTTDNFLYVNDGHGRFEERGLLAGVALDDRGLPNGSMGVDVCDFNRDGRPDLWVANYEQESFALYRNEGRCQFLHVSRRHGISDLGGLFVGFGTACDDFDRDGRTDIAVADGHVIKYPDVSPRKQLPLLLRYDGARFRRAVAVPGSYFAAVHEGRGLAVGDFDGDGDGDLAVSHLNEPLAVLENTFAAVGPSLTVELVGTIGNRDAVGARVSLGAGADIVTAQVTGGGSYLSHSERRLRLTKPAARGPLTLVVVWPAGGREEVVVDESVAVVRVVEPMVGAAAVGPDGAAP; from the coding sequence ATGAGTGAGCTGTCGCGGACGGCGGCGTGGCTCGCCCGCCACGGTCTCCCGCTGCTACTCGTCGGGGTCCTCGGCTGCACGCGGCCGGCACCAATGCCGCCGGGCGGGGGGGCGGGCCCGGCGGCCGCCCTGGAAGACGGCAGCGCGGGGGCTGAGCGATTCGTCGACCGCGCCGCGGACCTCGGGGTCACGTTCACGCACCGCAACGGTGACCAGGCGGACCATTCGACGATCCTCGAATCACTCGGTGGGGGCGTGGGCTGGTTCGACTTCGACCGCGACGGGTGGGTCGACCTCGTCGCCACCGGTGGGGGCGGCTTCGCCCCCGCCGAGCGTATCACGGGGCTCCCCACCGGTCTGTTCCGCAACCAGGCCGGTCGGTCGTTCAGCGCGGTCGCGCGACCGGCCGGCCTGGTGGCCGACGATCTTTACAGCCACGGCGTGGCGATCGGCGACCACGACAACGACGGCTTCCCCGATCTGCTCGTCACCGGCTATGGCGTGCCTCAGTGGTGGCACAACCGCGGCGACGGCACGTTCGCCCGTTTGGCCGCGCCGGGGGGGGAAGACGCGCGGTGGAGTTCGAGCGCCGGCTGGGCCGACGTCGACGGCGACGGCGCCCTCGACCTCTACCTGGCGCGGTACGTCGACTGGTCGTTTGCCAATCATCCCCCCTGCGGCTTCGATCCGAAGCGGCGCGAGATCTGCCCGCCGCGGATGTTCGCCGGGCTGCCTGACTCGCTCTACCTGTCGGACGGTGCGGGGGGGTTCCACGACGCCGCTACGGAGGTCGGCCTGCGCGCCGACGGCAAGGGGCTGGGCGTGCTGCTCGCCGACGTCGACGTCGACGGTGACGTCGACATCTACGTCGCCAACGACACGACCGACAACTTCCTCTACGTCAACGACGGCCACGGCCGCTTCGAGGAGCGCGGCCTGCTGGCTGGTGTGGCCCTCGACGACCGCGGCCTCCCCAACGGCAGCATGGGGGTCGATGTCTGCGACTTCAACCGTGACGGCCGGCCCGACCTGTGGGTCGCCAACTACGAGCAGGAGTCGTTCGCGCTGTACCGCAACGAGGGGCGCTGCCAGTTCCTCCACGTCAGCCGCCGCCACGGGATCAGCGATCTCGGCGGGCTGTTCGTCGGATTCGGCACGGCCTGCGACGATTTCGACCGCGACGGCCGCACCGACATCGCGGTCGCCGACGGTCACGTGATCAAATACCCCGACGTCTCGCCGCGCAAACAGCTGCCGCTGCTGCTGCGTTACGACGGCGCACGGTTCCGCCGCGCGGTGGCCGTGCCGGGCAGCTACTTCGCCGCCGTCCACGAAGGACGCGGGCTGGCCGTCGGCGACTTCGACGGCGACGGCGACGGCGACCTGGCAGTGTCGCACCTCAACGAGCCGCTGGCGGTGCTGGAAAACACCTTCGCCGCGGTCGGTCCGTCGCTGACGGTGGAACTGGTCGGCACGATCGGGAATCGCGACGCCGTCGGCGCGCGTGTCAGCCTGGGCGCGGGGGCCGATATCGTGACGGCGCAGGTCACCGGGGGGGGCAGTTACCTGTCGCACTCGGAGCGCCGGCTGCGCTTGACCAAGCCGGCGGCCCGTGGTCCGTTGACGCTCGTCGTCGTCTGGCCGGCCGGTGGCCGCGAGGAGGTGGTCGTGGACGAGAGCGTCGCCGTGGTGCGCGTCGTGGAGCCGATGGTGGGGGCCGCGGCGGTTGGTCCGGATGGAGCCGCGCCGTGA